TCCGGGCGGCCACCCCCTCCGCGCTCGTTCGCGGAGATCCGAGTGGCCTTGCTGTCGAGTTCAAGGGCAACGGGCTCTTTTGCCGAGGTTCCGCGGGATTCCGGTTTGGCAAAGCCGGCCGGCCGGAACGTGACGACGACGGGCGAGCAGAGCGTTTCCACCGTGGCCAGGATCGAACCCGCCACGAGCGGCCGCTGGAACCGCGTCGGCGACTCGGCGGCGATCGCGTCGGTGACCATCGCAGCGCCCAACAGCGCGGCCACGCGGGGGAGCACGTCCTTGGAGCGCATCGAGCTGATGGCGGCCAAGTGGGTGTAACCCACCGCCGCACCGGCGATCGCTTTGGCGAGGCCGTCGGCCGTGGAGCCGTGGGCCAGCCCGGCCTCCAGCACCTTCTCGGCGCCCGTGTCCGTCGGCCCGTGACCTTCCAAGGCAAGCACGTCGAAGGGCAGGCCGAGTTGTTGGGCGAAACCCGCCCCTTGGGCGGCCTCGGCCCCGTCGAAGGCGATCAAGAGCAGCTTCATGCCTAGAGGACCCCCTTGTCCTTGAGCGCGGCGACGAGCTCCTCGGCAGAAGCGACCTTTCGGCCCGCTGCGCGTGCGGGCGGGGCTTCCACTTTGA
This genomic interval from Fimbriimonadaceae bacterium contains the following:
- a CDS encoding FAD-binding protein codes for the protein MKLLLIAFDGAEAAQGAGFAQQLGLPFDVLALEGHGPTDTGAEKVLEAGLAHGSTADGLAKAIAGAAVGYTHLAAISSMRSKDVLPRVAALLGAAMVTDAIAAESPTRFQRPLVAGSILATVETLCSPVVVTFRPAGFAKPESRGTSAKEPVALELDSKATRISANERGGGGRPDLTQAKVVVTGGRPLKDAETFERVIGGLADALGGAVGATRAAVDSGIAPNEAQVGQTGKIVAPDLYIAAGVSGSTQHMAGIKDSKVIVAINKDPDAPIFDSADLGLVADLYEAIPAIRAVLGK